In a single window of the Nicotiana tomentosiformis chromosome 10, ASM39032v3, whole genome shotgun sequence genome:
- the LOC104106984 gene encoding inorganic phosphate transporter 2-1, chloroplastic-like, with amino-acid sequence MTSSYSLSSIRNTTKSEALLVAQKSYLFYPRQRLCVFSNETQFPKKDFLVLNPQISSAFSFLRLKNSSFRHPFAALSSFAEADGDKGENFEVKSHQEHANSSSEEDDDLPGMAQAFHISSSTASAISICIALAALILPFFMKSLGQGLALKYKMLSYTTILFGFYMAWNIGANDVANAMGTSVGSGALSLRQAVITAGILEFAGALLMGTHVTNTMQKGILMANVFQGKDTLLFAGLLSSLAAAGTWLQVASYYGWPVSTTHCIVGSMVGFGLVYGGTGAVFWSSLARVTSSWVISPLLGAAMSFLVYKCIRRFVYSARNPGQAAAAAAPIAVFLGVTGISFVALPLSKISNLALGQAITCGAIGAFVVDRIIRGQLGHLLAKSSSEEPEPESETIDTKNIGFLSDIAGPKGTQLKIVYGVFGYMQVLSACFMSFAHGGNDVSNAIGPLAAALSILQGGLSGADIVIPNDVLAWGGFGIVAGLTMWGYRVIATIGKKITELTPTRGFAAEFAAASVVLCASKLGLPISGTHTLVGAVMGVGFARGLNSVRAETVKEIVTSWLVTIPAGATFAVSYTWIFTKLLSYIL; translated from the exons ATGACTTCTTCTTACAGTTTATCTAGTATTAGAAACACTACTAAATCAGAAGCCTTGTTAGTAGCTCAAAAATCTTATCTTTTCTATCCAAGACAAAGGCTTTGTGTATTTTCCAATGAAACCCAATTTCCCAAGAAAGATTTTCTTGTACTCAATCCCCAAATTAGTTCTGCCTTTTCATTTTTGAGACTGAAAAATTCCAGCTTTAGACACCCTTTTGCTGCCTTATCATCTTTTGCTGAAGCAGATGGTGATAAAGGTGAGAACTTTGAAGTCAAATCCCACCAAGAACATGCCAATTCTTCTTCTGAGGAAGATGATGACTTGCCTGGAATGGCACAAGCTTTTCACATATCTTCAAGCACAGCTTCTGCCATATCAATATGCATTGCATTAGCTGCACTGATTTTGCCATTTTTCATGAAGTCTTTGGGTCAAGGATTGGCCTTGAAATACAAGATGTTGTCTTATACAACAATCTTGTTTGGTTTTTACATGGCTTGGAATATTGGAGCCAATGATGTGGCAAATGCAATGGGAACTTCAGTTGGTTCAGGGGCATTGAGTCTCAGGCAAGCAGTCATCACAGCAGGGATTCTTGAGTTTGCAGGGGCACTCTTAATGGGAACACATGTTACTAATACAATGCAGAAGGGTATTCTTATGGCTAATGTTTTCCAAGGAAAGGATACTTTACTCTTTGCTGGTCTGCTTTCTTCTTTGGCTGCTGCTGGAACATGGTTGCAG GTTGCATCATATTATGGTTGGCCAGTATCCACTACACATTGTATTGTAGGATCTATGGTTGGTTTTGGTCTTGTTTATGGGGGAACTGGTGCAGTCTTTTGGAGTTCATTGGCAAGGGTAACTTCCTCATGGGTGATCTCCCCTTTACTGGGAGCAGCAATGTCCTTTCTCGTGTACAAATGCATCCGGAGG TTTGTGTATAGTGCTCGGAACCCAGGACAAGCGGCTGCAGCAGCTGCACCAATTGCTGTGTTTCTTGGTGTCACGGGAATCTCTTTTGTAGCTCTCCCTCTGAGCAAGATTTCAAATCTAGCACTTGGCCAGGCTATAACCTGCGGCGCTATTGGTGCTTTTGTAGTTGACAGGATCATCCGGGGCCAACTAGGTCATCTCCTTGCCAAGTCCAGTTCAGAAGAACCAGAACCAGAATCAGAAACTATCGACACTAAAAACATTGGATTTCTTTCAGATATTGCAGGACCTAAAGGAACACAACTGAAAATAGTTTATGGTGTGTTTGGCTACATGCAAGTGTTATCAGCCTGCTTCATGTCATTTGCTCATGGTGGAAATGATGTCTCCAATGCAATAGGACCATTGGCTGCAGCATTGTCCATTCTGCAGGGTGGGCTCAGCGGAGCCGATATTGTAATTCCAAATGATGTTCTAGCATGGGGAGGCTTTGGAATTGTGGCAGGGCTAACAATGTGGGGATACAGAGTGATTGCAACTATTGGAAAGAAGATTACAGAATTAACACCCACCAGAGGATTTGCAGCTGAATTTGCAGCCGCGTCTGTGGTTTTGTGTGCGTCCAAGCTGGGGCTACCAATCTCAGGTACGCATACCCTGGTGGGAGCAGTCATGGGTGTCGGTTTTGCCCGAGGACTTAACAGTGTAAGAGCAGAGACAGTGAAGGAGATTGTGACTTCCTGGTTAGTAACAATTCCAGCGGGTGCTACCTTTGCTGTTAGCTACACATGGATATTCACTAAGCTCTTATCATACATACTCTGA